In Dolichospermum flos-aquae CCAP 1403/13F, the following proteins share a genomic window:
- a CDS encoding DEAD/DEAH box helicase, producing MAILHGTWIINNQNSYFFIWGETWRSSQVQTEVFAEIPLHPLAMTSGQLNEWLEASNLLIAHLIQPSNNTKQRIKSKSATETKLPIHSQIISLPTYFLENKKSGLTTISPVHSVSVDIDSPSSQYLHPWQIDGFCLTPALAIQFLTSLPLSANDSKAALLGADIHFWVHIYRWHLDLISRCKFLPTVEKQDSNLIAKWQVLLDSAVDVTRLEKFSSQMPLACRTYQQTTENIAIDLPLLPQEIILSFLNNITDNQLRLMVGSQSPLEPRIMMSLPAALQQWLQGLINENNIIDAAGGERLETTLKAWTLPLQYQLTGKALFRTCFQLLPPENEDPNWTLKYFLQAADNPEFLIDAATIWHQSVEKLVYQNRTIAQPQETFLRGLGLASRLYPIITPSLETASPEFCHLTPMEAYEFIKAVTWKFEDSGLGVILPPSLANREGWANRLGLKISAETPQQKSGRLGLQSLLNFQWHLAIGGQTISKVQFDKLVKLNSPLVEINGGWVELRPQDIKTAQTFFSSRKEQMSLSLEDALRISKGDTQVIEKLPVVSFEASGALEELIGTLTNNQEIQTLPTPGNFTGQLRPYQERGVAWLAFLERWGLGACLADDMGLGKSVQFIVFLLHLQEQNALEKPTLLVCPTSVMGNWQKEVKKFAPTIKVLEYHGDKRPKGKAFTEAVNKHDIVITSYALIHRDIKLLKVIEWQIIVLDEAQNIKNSEAKQSQAVRQLETTFRIALTGTPVENRLQELWSILDFLNPGYLGNKQFFQRRFAMPIEKYGDTASLNQLRSLVQPFILRRLKSDKDIIQDLPDKQEMTVFCGLTSEQATLYQQLVDESLVAIESAEGLQRRGMILGLLVKLKQICNHPSQYLKLATLEKHHSAKLQRLEEMLDEVLVEEDRALIFTQFAEWGKLLKPYLEKKLGREIFFLYGSTSKKQREEMIDRFQHDPQGPPIMILSLKAGGVGLNLTRANHVFHFDRWWNPAVENQATDRVFRIGQTRNVQVHKFVCTGTLEEKINDMIESKKQLAEQVVGAGEDWLTEMDTDQLRNLLILDRNAVIEEDEV from the coding sequence ATGGCAATTTTACACGGAACTTGGATAATAAATAATCAAAATAGCTATTTCTTTATTTGGGGAGAAACTTGGCGTTCTTCACAGGTACAAACTGAAGTATTTGCTGAAATTCCTTTACATCCATTGGCTATGACATCAGGGCAATTAAATGAATGGTTAGAAGCATCTAATTTATTAATTGCTCATTTAATTCAACCATCTAATAATACTAAACAAAGAATTAAAAGTAAATCAGCAACAGAAACAAAATTACCTATTCATTCACAAATAATTTCTTTACCAACTTATTTTTTAGAAAATAAGAAATCAGGGTTAACCACAATTTCTCCAGTTCATTCTGTCAGCGTAGATATAGATTCTCCATCTTCGCAATATTTACATCCTTGGCAAATTGATGGTTTTTGTCTCACTCCGGCATTAGCAATTCAATTTCTCACATCTTTACCTTTGAGTGCAAATGATAGTAAAGCAGCCTTATTAGGTGCAGATATTCATTTTTGGGTACATATTTATAGATGGCATTTAGACTTAATTTCTCGTTGTAAATTCTTACCAACTGTTGAAAAACAAGATAGTAATTTAATTGCCAAATGGCAGGTACTTTTAGATAGTGCTGTAGATGTCACTAGGTTAGAGAAATTCTCCTCACAAATGCCCTTAGCTTGTCGAACATATCAACAAACTACCGAAAATATAGCAATTGATTTACCATTATTACCTCAAGAAATTATATTATCATTTCTCAATAATATTACAGATAATCAATTGCGGTTAATGGTTGGTTCTCAATCTCCTCTTGAACCTAGAATCATGATGTCCTTACCTGCGGCATTACAGCAATGGTTACAAGGATTAATTAATGAAAATAATATAATTGATGCAGCAGGAGGAGAACGTTTAGAAACTACGTTAAAAGCTTGGACTTTACCATTACAATATCAACTTACAGGTAAGGCTTTATTTAGAACTTGTTTTCAATTACTGCCTCCAGAAAATGAAGACCCAAATTGGACTTTAAAATATTTTCTCCAAGCAGCAGATAACCCAGAATTTTTAATAGACGCAGCGACAATTTGGCATCAATCTGTAGAAAAATTAGTTTATCAAAATCGCACAATCGCACAACCTCAAGAAACATTTTTGCGAGGTTTGGGTTTAGCTTCTCGATTGTATCCGATAATTACCCCCAGTTTAGAAACCGCATCTCCCGAATTTTGTCACCTTACCCCCATGGAAGCTTATGAATTTATCAAAGCTGTAACTTGGAAATTTGAAGATAGTGGTTTAGGCGTAATTTTACCTCCTAGTTTAGCAAATCGGGAAGGGTGGGCAAATCGTTTAGGGTTAAAAATTAGTGCCGAAACTCCTCAACAAAAATCAGGACGCTTGGGTTTACAAAGTTTATTAAATTTTCAATGGCATTTGGCAATTGGTGGACAAACAATTTCTAAAGTTCAGTTTGATAAACTGGTAAAATTAAATAGTCCTTTAGTCGAAATTAATGGTGGATGGGTAGAATTGCGTCCCCAAGATATTAAAACTGCCCAAACCTTTTTTAGTTCCCGTAAAGAACAAATGTCTCTTTCCTTAGAAGATGCTTTACGCATTAGTAAAGGAGATACTCAAGTAATTGAAAAATTACCTGTTGTCAGTTTTGAAGCTTCTGGTGCATTGGAAGAATTAATTGGGACATTAACTAATAATCAAGAAATTCAAACTTTACCAACTCCTGGCAATTTTACCGGACAATTAAGACCTTATCAAGAACGTGGTGTAGCTTGGTTAGCGTTTTTAGAAAGATGGGGTTTGGGCGCTTGTTTAGCGGACGATATGGGATTAGGTAAGTCGGTACAGTTTATAGTTTTCCTACTTCATCTCCAAGAACAAAACGCATTAGAAAAACCGACGCTTTTAGTATGTCCTACTTCAGTTATGGGCAATTGGCAAAAAGAAGTCAAAAAATTTGCCCCCACAATCAAAGTTTTAGAATATCACGGTGATAAACGCCCTAAAGGTAAAGCATTTACAGAAGCAGTTAATAAACACGATATAGTAATTACTAGCTATGCACTGATTCACCGCGATATTAAGTTATTGAAAGTAATTGAATGGCAAATAATTGTTTTAGACGAAGCCCAAAATATCAAGAATTCCGAAGCAAAACAATCACAAGCCGTCCGGCAATTAGAAACCACATTTCGGATTGCTTTAACTGGTACACCTGTAGAAAATAGATTACAAGAATTATGGTCTATTTTAGATTTCCTTAATCCCGGTTATTTAGGTAATAAACAATTTTTCCAAAGACGGTTTGCTATGCCGATTGAAAAGTATGGTGATACTGCTTCTTTAAATCAATTACGTTCTTTAGTTCAACCTTTTATTCTGCGACGGTTAAAAAGTGATAAAGACATTATTCAAGACTTGCCAGATAAGCAAGAAATGACGGTTTTTTGTGGCTTAACTTCCGAACAAGCTACACTATATCAACAATTAGTAGATGAATCTTTAGTAGCAATTGAATCTGCGGAAGGGTTACAACGTCGGGGGATGATTTTAGGATTATTAGTGAAGCTAAAACAGATATGTAATCATCCTTCTCAATATTTAAAATTAGCAACTTTAGAAAAACATCATTCAGCTAAATTACAACGACTAGAGGAAATGTTAGATGAAGTTTTAGTAGAAGAAGACCGCGCTTTAATTTTCACACAATTTGCTGAATGGGGTAAATTGCTAAAACCTTATTTAGAAAAGAAATTAGGACGGGAAATATTCTTTTTATATGGTAGTACCAGCAAAAAACAAAGAGAAGAAATGATTGATAGATTCCAACATGACCCCCAAGGACCACCAATTATGATTTTATCGTTAAAAGCTGGTGGTGTGGGCTTAAATTTAACTAGGGCAAATCATGTATTTCACTTTGATAGATGGTGGAATCCCGCAGTGGAAAATCAAGCCACAGACAGAGTATTTAGAATTGGTCAAACTCGCAATGTTCAAGTTCATAAATTCGTCTGTACTGGGACTTTAGAAGAAAAAATTAATGATATGATAGAAAGTAAAAAACAACTCGCAGAACAAGTAGTAGGTGCAGGAGAAGATTGGTTAACGGAAATGGATACAGACCAACTTCGCAACTTATTAATATTAGATCGGAATGCAGTCATCGAAGAAGATGAAGTTTAA
- a CDS encoding DUF4351 domain-containing protein: protein MTENIDHDRLFKELISTFFIEFIELFFPQVLEYIDTESIIFLDKEIFTDVTAGDKYETDLIAKVKFLGQPSYFVIHIEAESGARPKFNQRMFRYFARLDEKLDLPIYPIVIFSYDSPKTVAVNNYQINFPDFQVLKFNYQVVQLNQLNWRDFLARPNPVASALMSKMSIVPEDRPKVKAECLRLLVTLKLNPAKMQLISGFIDTYLRLNKIEEEKFQTEIGTLIKEEKEEVMQIVTSWMEEGIEKGIEKGIEKGIERGIERGIEREKNLILRLINRKFGQIDLELATKIRNLNIEIIEALGEAIFDLETEKDLQNWLDNL, encoded by the coding sequence ATGACAGAAAACATAGACCATGACCGCTTATTCAAAGAACTAATATCAACTTTTTTCATAGAATTTATAGAATTATTCTTTCCTCAAGTTCTCGAATATATAGACACAGAATCAATTATATTCTTAGACAAGGAAATATTTACTGATGTTACCGCAGGAGACAAATATGAAACCGACCTGATAGCCAAAGTTAAATTTTTAGGTCAACCTTCTTATTTTGTGATTCATATTGAAGCCGAATCAGGTGCAAGACCGAAATTTAATCAAAGAATGTTTCGTTATTTTGCCAGATTAGATGAAAAATTGGACTTACCAATATATCCCATAGTGATATTTTCCTACGACTCACCCAAAACCGTAGCCGTAAATAACTATCAAATCAACTTTCCTGATTTTCAAGTGCTAAAATTTAATTATCAAGTAGTGCAACTGAATCAACTCAACTGGCGAGACTTTTTAGCCCGTCCAAATCCAGTTGCATCGGCTTTGATGTCAAAAATGAGCATAGTGCCAGAAGATAGGCCAAAAGTCAAAGCAGAATGTTTAAGGTTATTGGTCACCTTAAAATTAAATCCAGCCAAAATGCAATTAATATCAGGTTTCATTGACACATATTTGAGATTGAATAAAATAGAAGAAGAGAAATTTCAAACAGAAATAGGCACATTAATTAAAGAAGAAAAGGAGGAAGTTATGCAAATTGTCACCAGTTGGATGGAAGAAGGAATTGAAAAGGGAATTGAAAAAGGTATTGAAAAAGGTATTGAAAGAGGAATTGAAAGAGGAATTGAAAGAGAAAAAAATTTAATTCTCCGTTTAATTAATAGGAAATTTGGACAAATTGATCTAGAATTAGCAACGAAAATTAGAAATTTAAATATAGAAATCATTGAAGCTTTAGGAGAGGCAATATTTGATTTAGAGACTGAAAAAGACTTACAAAATTGGTTAGATAATCTTTGA
- a CDS encoding SWIM zinc finger family protein, with amino-acid sequence MNNETLQASREWWSQRWLDLLDSYRFKKRLERARNYSRQGNVQSIKFKAAKVLARVQGSEAEPYKVSLSLDAFSEEEWGYVVETMSQKAIFAAKLLAGEMPQNIEEVFISNGLSLFPFTLTDVHSKCSCPDKAVPCKHIGAVYYQLGDRFSEDPFVLFQLRGRTKEQIISDLRQLRSTKNVETIQEISAIQPEVSEYQYPVKIDDFWQYNQPLESSLVVISPAVSETVLDVLGTIPLAKDEENTTNLPASELVMKYLKAIYQDVSQKAFLAAMNVGQ; translated from the coding sequence ATGAATAATGAAACCTTACAAGCAAGTCGGGAATGGTGGTCACAAAGATGGCTAGATTTACTGGATTCTTACCGATTTAAAAAGCGCTTAGAACGGGCAAGAAATTATTCTCGACAAGGAAATGTTCAGAGTATTAAATTTAAAGCTGCAAAAGTATTAGCTAGAGTCCAAGGTAGTGAAGCAGAACCTTATAAAGTTTCTTTATCTCTTGATGCTTTTAGTGAGGAAGAATGGGGTTATGTGGTGGAAACAATGTCTCAAAAGGCGATTTTTGCGGCTAAGTTATTAGCGGGGGAAATGCCACAAAATATTGAAGAAGTTTTTATCAGTAATGGTTTATCATTGTTTCCCTTTACTCTGACTGATGTTCACAGTAAATGTTCCTGTCCTGATAAAGCCGTTCCTTGTAAACATATAGGTGCAGTATATTATCAATTAGGCGATCGCTTTAGTGAAGATCCATTTGTATTATTTCAATTACGTGGACGTACCAAAGAGCAAATTATCAGCGATTTACGTCAATTACGCAGCACTAAAAATGTAGAAACAATTCAGGAAATATCGGCAATTCAACCAGAAGTTTCTGAATATCAATATCCTGTTAAAATAGATGATTTTTGGCAATATAATCAGCCGTTAGAATCGTCTTTAGTAGTTATTTCACCTGCTGTTAGTGAAACAGTATTAGATGTATTAGGGACAATTCCCTTAGCGAAAGATGAGGAAAATACAACTAATTTACCTGCTAGTGAATTGGTGATGAAATATTTAAAAGCCATTTATCAAGATGTGAGTCAAAAGGCATTTCTAGCAGCGATGAATGTGGGACAATAA
- a CDS encoding Uma2 family endonuclease produces the protein MIITKHRADRVMLYNIGWQQFENLLQDLGEHRAARVAYDDGNLEIMTPLPEHEYYKKVISTAVEDIAEELNLDYESLGSTTWKQERKMAGIEADDCFYFQNEALVRGRLDLDLQKDPPPDLALEIDVTSKSLNRFSIYARLGIPEIWCYDSGELKIYLLQAGEYLESEKSLVFPSLEIRDLPQIIEQNRANGRRAIRKAVREWVRSKK, from the coding sequence ATGATCATCACCAAACATCGCGCTGATAGAGTTATGCTTTATAACATCGGTTGGCAACAATTTGAGAATCTGTTGCAAGATTTGGGAGAACATCGGGCGGCTAGAGTGGCTTATGATGATGGAAATTTGGAAATTATGACACCTTTACCAGAACACGAGTATTATAAAAAAGTTATCAGCACTGCGGTTGAAGATATTGCCGAAGAGTTGAATTTAGACTATGAAAGTTTGGGTTCTACCACGTGGAAGCAAGAACGCAAAATGGCAGGAATTGAAGCTGATGATTGTTTTTATTTTCAAAATGAAGCATTAGTTAGGGGTCGGTTAGATTTAGATTTGCAAAAAGATCCACCTCCTGATTTGGCTTTAGAAATTGATGTTACTAGTAAATCTTTAAATCGGTTTTCTATTTATGCTCGTTTGGGAATTCCTGAGATTTGGTGTTATGATTCTGGCGAATTGAAGATTTACCTTTTGCAAGCTGGGGAATATCTGGAATCTGAGAAAAGTTTAGTATTTCCTAGTTTAGAAATTCGGGATTTACCACAAATAATTGAACAAAATCGGGCAAATGGTAGAAGGGCAATTAGAAAAGCTGTTAGGGAATGGGTAAGGAGTAAAAAGTAA
- the psbC gene encoding photosystem II reaction center protein CP43 codes for MVTLSNRVISGGRDQESSGFAWWSGNARLINLSGKLLGAHVAHAGLIVFWAGAMTLFEVSHFVPEKPMYEQGLILLPHLATLGWGVGAGGEVFDTFPYFVVGVLHLISSAVLGFGGIYHAVRGPETLEEYSSFFGYDWKDKNKMTNIIGFHLIILGCGALLLVLKAMFFGGVYDTWAPGGGDVRVITNPTLNPAVIFGYLIKAPFGGEGWIISVDNMEDLIGGHIWIAFTCIAGGIWHIFTKPFAWARRALIWSGEAYLSYSIGALSLMGFIASIMVWYNNTAYPSEFFGPTAAEASQAQALTFLIRDQRLGANVGSAQGPTGLGKYLMRSPSGEIIFGGETMRFWDFRGPWLEPLRGPNGLDLEKIKNDIQPWQARRAAEYMTHAPLGSLNSVGGVATEINSFNYVSPRAWLACSHFVLGFFFLIGHLWHAGRARAAAGGFEKGINRETEPVMFMPDLD; via the coding sequence GTGGTAACGCTCTCTAATAGAGTTATTAGTGGTGGACGCGACCAAGAATCCAGCGGCTTCGCTTGGTGGTCTGGCAACGCCCGTTTAATCAATTTATCTGGTAAACTACTTGGCGCTCACGTAGCCCATGCTGGTTTAATCGTCTTCTGGGCTGGAGCAATGACTTTGTTTGAAGTCTCTCACTTCGTCCCAGAGAAGCCTATGTATGAACAAGGCTTGATTCTGCTTCCTCACCTCGCCACACTTGGTTGGGGCGTTGGTGCAGGTGGTGAAGTTTTTGATACATTCCCATATTTTGTTGTCGGTGTACTTCACTTAATTTCCTCCGCAGTTCTAGGCTTTGGCGGTATTTATCATGCCGTTCGTGGTCCGGAAACCTTAGAAGAATATTCTTCTTTCTTTGGTTATGACTGGAAAGACAAGAACAAAATGACCAACATCATCGGCTTCCACCTGATCATCTTAGGATGTGGTGCGTTGTTGTTGGTGCTGAAGGCTATGTTCTTTGGTGGAGTTTATGATACATGGGCTCCAGGTGGTGGTGATGTGCGTGTGATCACTAATCCCACACTCAACCCCGCTGTTATCTTTGGCTATTTAATTAAAGCTCCCTTCGGTGGCGAAGGCTGGATTATTAGCGTTGATAACATGGAAGATCTTATCGGCGGTCACATCTGGATTGCTTTCACTTGTATTGCCGGTGGTATTTGGCACATCTTCACTAAGCCTTTTGCTTGGGCGCGTCGGGCTTTGATCTGGTCAGGTGAAGCTTATCTTTCCTATAGCATAGGTGCTCTTTCCTTGATGGGCTTTATCGCTTCTATCATGGTTTGGTATAACAACACTGCATACCCCAGCGAATTCTTTGGTCCTACGGCTGCGGAAGCTTCACAAGCTCAAGCCTTAACCTTCTTGATTCGTGACCAACGCTTGGGTGCTAACGTCGGTTCTGCACAAGGTCCCACAGGTCTAGGTAAATACCTCATGCGCTCTCCTTCTGGTGAAATCATCTTTGGTGGTGAAACCATGCGCTTCTGGGATTTCCGTGGTCCTTGGTTAGAGCCTCTTCGTGGCCCCAACGGTCTTGATTTGGAAAAAATCAAGAATGATATTCAGCCTTGGCAAGCTCGTCGTGCCGCTGAATACATGACTCACGCGCCTTTGGGTTCTTTGAACTCTGTGGGTGGTGTAGCTACGGAAATTAACTCCTTTAACTATGTGTCTCCTCGCGCTTGGTTGGCGTGTTCACACTTCGTTTTAGGATTCTTCTTCCTGATTGGTCACTTGTGGCACGCAGGCCGCGCCCGTGCTGCTGCTGGTGGGTTCGAGAAGGGTATTAACCGTGAAACAGAACCAGTAATGTTTATGCCTGACCTCGACTAG
- the psbD gene encoding photosystem II D2 protein (photosystem q(a) protein), with the protein MTIAVGRAPSRGWFDVLDDWLKRDRFVFVGWSGILLFPCAFLALGGWLTGTTFVTSWYTHGLASSYLEGANFLTVAVSTPANSMGHSLLFLWGPEAQGDFTRWIQLGGLWPFVALHGAFGLIGFMLRQFEVARLVGLRPYNALAFSGPIAVFVSVFLMYPLGQSSWFFAPSFGVAAIFRFLLFLQGFHNWTLNPFHMMGVAGILGGALLCAIHGATVENTLFEDGEGSNTFRAFNPTQAEETYSMVTANRFWSQIFGVAFSNKRWLHFFMLFVPVTGLWMSSIGIVGLALNLRAYDFVSQELRAAEDPEFETFYTKNILLNEGIRAWMAPQDQPHEQFVFPEEVLPRGNAL; encoded by the coding sequence ATGACCATCGCAGTTGGACGCGCCCCTAGTAGAGGGTGGTTTGACGTATTAGACGACTGGCTAAAGCGCGATCGCTTCGTATTCGTAGGTTGGTCAGGAATATTATTATTCCCCTGTGCCTTCCTCGCATTAGGCGGTTGGCTGACCGGTACAACATTCGTCACTTCCTGGTACACCCACGGACTAGCATCTTCTTACTTAGAAGGAGCTAACTTTTTAACAGTAGCAGTATCCACACCAGCCAACAGCATGGGGCATTCCCTGTTGTTCCTGTGGGGTCCTGAAGCTCAAGGTGACTTCACCCGTTGGATTCAACTCGGTGGTTTGTGGCCTTTCGTAGCCCTACATGGCGCATTCGGTTTGATTGGCTTCATGCTACGCCAATTTGAAGTAGCCCGTCTCGTCGGTCTGCGTCCTTATAACGCTCTTGCTTTCTCCGGTCCTATCGCCGTATTCGTCAGCGTGTTCCTGATGTATCCTTTAGGACAATCTAGCTGGTTCTTTGCACCTAGCTTTGGAGTAGCCGCAATTTTCCGTTTCCTCTTATTCTTGCAAGGTTTCCACAACTGGACACTCAACCCCTTCCACATGATGGGTGTAGCGGGAATCTTAGGTGGAGCTTTACTTTGTGCTATTCACGGTGCCACAGTAGAAAACACCCTATTTGAAGATGGTGAAGGATCAAATACCTTCCGCGCCTTCAACCCCACCCAAGCTGAAGAAACCTACTCCATGGTGACAGCAAACCGTTTCTGGTCACAGATTTTCGGAGTTGCTTTCTCCAACAAACGTTGGTTACACTTCTTCATGTTGTTTGTCCCTGTGACAGGCTTGTGGATGAGTTCCATTGGTATCGTTGGTTTAGCATTAAACCTCCGGGCTTATGACTTCGTTTCCCAAGAATTACGGGCAGCCGAAGACCCAGAGTTTGAAACTTTCTATACCAAAAACATTTTACTAAACGAGGGTATCCGCGCTTGGATGGCTCCTCAAGATCAACCCCACGAACAGTTCGTATTCCCAGAGGAGGTACTCCCACGTGGTAACGCTCTCTAA
- a CDS encoding photosystem I assembly protein Ycf4 encodes MTVSTTINKSENLLSQKVLGSRRFSNYWWASIVTMGASGFFLAGISSYLKVNLLIVTDATQLIFVPQGLVMGLYGSAGLLLATYLWLVVLWDLGGGYNEFNRETGTLKIFRWGFPGKNRQIQIDGRIADVQSVRIVIKEGLNPQRALYLRVKGRRDIPLTRVGQPLSLADLETQGAELARFLGVSLEGL; translated from the coding sequence ATGACCGTATCAACAACAATTAACAAAAGCGAGAACCTCCTCTCTCAAAAGGTTCTTGGTTCACGTCGGTTTAGTAACTACTGGTGGGCAAGCATTGTAACTATGGGAGCCAGTGGTTTTTTCTTAGCTGGGATCTCTAGTTATCTCAAAGTTAATTTACTCATAGTTACTGATGCAACACAACTAATATTTGTCCCTCAAGGATTGGTGATGGGACTATATGGTTCTGCTGGCTTGCTATTAGCTACATATCTGTGGCTCGTGGTGCTGTGGGATTTAGGCGGCGGTTATAATGAGTTCAATCGGGAAACGGGGACATTAAAAATCTTTCGTTGGGGGTTTCCAGGGAAAAACCGTCAAATCCAAATTGACGGCAGGATTGCAGATGTACAATCTGTCAGGATTGTGATTAAAGAAGGTCTGAATCCTCAACGTGCTTTGTATCTTAGGGTTAAGGGTAGAAGAGATATTCCCCTCACACGAGTAGGTCAACCGTTATCTTTGGCAGATTTGGAAACCCAAGGTGCAGAATTAGCCCGTTTTTTAGGAGTATCCTTAGAAGGACTCTAG
- a CDS encoding peptidylprolyl isomerase — MRLKFPQFFVVLLMIGSLTLGGCTGSTTSSNSSPTATTTSATTSAQTVSETVSESIPGTKGLPRLEGKATVVMTVKRGEVVNPQSITIEIDGTNAPITAGNFVDLVQKGVYDGLAFHRVVREPQPFVVQGGDPQGKDPKFPENRLGTGGFIDPKTGNERRIPLEIKPKGAKEPIYSKTITEKPVLQHKQGAIAMARSQPTDSASAQFYFALADLSFLDGNYAVFGNVTKGFEVVNKIEQGDRIVSAKVTQGAENLKTAP; from the coding sequence ATGCGGTTAAAATTTCCACAATTTTTTGTAGTTCTGTTGATGATTGGCTCTTTGACTTTGGGAGGATGTACTGGTAGTACAACATCTTCTAATTCATCCCCAACGGCAACTACTACCAGTGCTACTACTAGCGCACAAACAGTATCAGAAACTGTTAGTGAGAGTATTCCTGGAACCAAAGGTTTACCACGCCTTGAGGGTAAAGCTACGGTGGTGATGACGGTGAAGCGTGGAGAAGTAGTTAACCCCCAATCAATTACAATTGAAATAGATGGCACAAATGCACCAATTACTGCGGGTAATTTTGTGGATTTGGTTCAAAAAGGCGTTTATGACGGTTTAGCATTCCATCGTGTTGTCCGTGAACCTCAACCTTTTGTGGTTCAAGGTGGAGATCCCCAAGGTAAAGATCCGAAATTTCCCGAAAATAGACTGGGAACAGGTGGTTTTATTGATCCTAAAACTGGGAATGAGCGCCGGATACCGTTAGAAATTAAACCAAAAGGCGCAAAAGAGCCTATTTACAGTAAAACAATTACTGAAAAGCCTGTGTTACAGCATAAGCAAGGGGCGATCGCTATGGCTAGATCACAACCAACTGATTCTGCTTCTGCTCAATTTTACTTTGCTTTAGCAGATTTATCGTTCTTGGATGGTAACTATGCGGTGTTTGGTAATGTTACCAAAGGTTTTGAGGTAGTGAACAAAATTGAGCAAGGCGATCGCATTGTATCGGCAAAAGTTACTCAAGGCGCGGAAAATCTAAAAACTGCTCCATAG
- a CDS encoding beta-ketoacyl-ACP synthase, with translation MVRVVVTGIGLVSALGKSLEGSWRDLLLGKTGIKLHQLFPELGIIPLGLIAEKPSLLNTLTEIVVNSALQDAQLITPLPDCAVVIGSSRSYQASWEIMARQMYQEEAELNLDNWLNTLPQMNAIAVARQIGATAAVLAPMAACATGIWAIAQATMLIKTGQYQRAITGAIEAPITPLTIAGFRQMGALAKTGAYPFDLQREGLVLGEGGAVLILESAELATQRQAKIYGEILGFGLTADAYHGNSPEPSGKSAIMAIKQCLERSHISPTDIDYIHTHGTATQLNDRIESKIIQHLFSPKLAISSTKGSTGHTLGASGALGVAFSLMALQNQILPPCVGLQQPEFNLNFITSAQESKIQQVLCFSFGFGGQNAVIALGN, from the coding sequence TTGGTTAGAGTTGTTGTGACTGGGATTGGTTTAGTTTCCGCTTTAGGTAAAAGCTTGGAGGGTAGTTGGCGAGATTTACTATTAGGAAAAACGGGAATTAAATTACATCAACTATTTCCAGAATTGGGAATAATTCCTCTGGGATTAATTGCTGAAAAACCCTCTTTATTAAATACACTCACGGAAATAGTTGTTAACTCAGCTTTACAAGATGCTCAATTAATAACGCCTTTACCTGATTGCGCGGTGGTAATTGGTTCTAGTCGGAGTTATCAAGCATCTTGGGAGATCATGGCGCGACAGATGTATCAGGAAGAGGCAGAATTAAACTTAGATAATTGGTTAAATACTTTACCTCAGATGAATGCGATCGCTGTAGCGCGACAAATTGGGGCAACAGCAGCAGTTTTAGCCCCAATGGCGGCTTGTGCAACGGGAATTTGGGCGATCGCTCAAGCTACAATGTTGATCAAAACTGGGCAATACCAACGAGCAATTACAGGAGCAATAGAAGCACCCATAACCCCCCTGACAATTGCCGGATTTAGGCAAATGGGGGCTTTAGCCAAAACAGGAGCTTATCCCTTTGATTTGCAGCGAGAAGGCTTGGTACTAGGTGAAGGTGGTGCTGTTTTGATTCTCGAATCTGCGGAATTAGCCACCCAAAGACAAGCCAAGATTTATGGAGAAATATTAGGTTTTGGCTTGACAGCAGACGCATATCATGGAAATTCACCAGAACCATCAGGTAAAAGTGCAATCATGGCAATTAAGCAATGTTTAGAACGTAGTCACATTTCACCCACAGACATAGACTACATTCACACTCATGGTACAGCTACCCAGTTAAATGACCGCATTGAAAGTAAAATTATTCAACACTTGTTTTCACCAAAATTAGCGATTAGTTCCACAAAAGGTAGCACAGGTCATACATTAGGAGCATCTGGAGCTTTAGGTGTAGCATTTTCACTCATGGCATTGCAAAACCAAATTTTACCTCCCTGTGTAGGACTTCAGCAACCAGAATTTAATTTAAATTTCATCACATCAGCACAAGAAAGTAAAATTCAGCAAGTGCTATGTTTTAGCTTTGGCTTTGGGGGACAAAATGCCGTGATAGCTTTGGGAAATTAA